A genomic window from Klebsiella quasipneumoniae subsp. quasipneumoniae includes:
- the djlA gene encoding co-chaperone DjlA yields MQYLGKVIGVAVALLMGGGFWGVVLGFLVGHMFDRARSRRLNLFANQQERQSLFFSTTFEVMGHLTKSKGRVTEADIHVANVLMDRMNLHGASRTAAQQAFRDGKADNYPLREKMRQLRSVCFGRFDLIRMFLEIQLQAAFADGELHPNEREVLFVIADELGISRAQFDQFLRMMQGGAQFGGGSQQQSYGQHGGNAGWQQAQRGPTLEDACNVLGVKPTDDAATVKRAYRKLMNEHHPDKLVAKGLPPEMMEMAKQKAQEIQKAWELIKEQRGF; encoded by the coding sequence ATGCAGTATTTGGGTAAAGTGATTGGCGTGGCAGTGGCTTTGCTGATGGGCGGTGGGTTCTGGGGCGTGGTGCTCGGCTTCCTGGTCGGCCATATGTTTGACCGGGCGCGCAGCCGCCGGTTGAATCTCTTCGCCAATCAGCAGGAGCGTCAGTCGCTCTTCTTTTCCACCACCTTTGAAGTGATGGGTCATCTGACCAAGTCCAAGGGCCGCGTTACCGAAGCGGATATTCACGTCGCCAATGTGCTGATGGATCGCATGAATCTGCACGGCGCTTCGCGCACCGCGGCGCAGCAGGCATTTCGCGACGGCAAGGCCGACAATTATCCGCTGCGCGAGAAGATGCGCCAGCTGCGCAGCGTCTGCTTTGGCCGCTTCGATCTGATTCGGATGTTTCTGGAAATTCAGCTGCAGGCGGCGTTCGCTGACGGCGAACTGCACCCTAACGAACGTGAAGTGCTGTTCGTCATCGCCGATGAGCTTGGCATCTCCCGCGCCCAGTTCGATCAATTCCTGCGAATGATGCAGGGCGGCGCCCAGTTCGGCGGCGGTTCGCAGCAGCAATCTTATGGTCAGCACGGCGGCAACGCCGGCTGGCAGCAGGCGCAGCGCGGTCCAACGCTGGAGGACGCCTGCAACGTGCTGGGGGTGAAACCGACTGACGACGCGGCGACAGTGAAGCGCGCCTATCGTAAGCTGATGAACGAGCACCATCCGGACAAGCTGGTGGCGAAAGGGCTGCCGCCGGAGATGATGGAGATGGCCAAACAGAAAGCCCAGGAGATCCAGAAGGCCTGGGAGCTGATTAAAGAGCAGCGCGGTTTCTGA
- a CDS encoding sensor histidine kinase → MKLSFQYKLFISLVAFFSVLFIALGIYYYFDASRQLYQEMSARAKIQAEEIALMPNLRQQVSRHDPQAIQAFMQQIAAHSDASFIVIGDRQGMHLFHSVHPEWVGTRLVGGDNQAVLEGKSITTIRKGGLGVSLRSKTPIIDDAGRVIGIVSVGYLTSYLDSITLSKVINIFIAAVLLLTALFIFSWYFTRSIKKQIFSLEPREIGLLVRQQKAMMESIFEGVIVIDRQRRIEVINHAARSLLGLGQPARQLRGQSIDSVISPQPFFASGDMLERDTHDELCRFNQLTVLASRVRIMLENTLQGWVITFRDRNEINALTAQLSQVKRYVDNLRIMRHEQLNRMTTLSGLLHMGHYDEAIRYIQAQSEHAQELLDFISSHFHSPTLCGLLLGKATRAREKGVALSFDPACRIDRPLPSLMESELISIIGNLLDNAIEATQRAELPHEPVEVLIQLNARELIIEVADRGVGIRPDIRERIFERGVTTKTRGDHGIGLYLIEHYVTQAGGTIEVADNAPRGTIFTLFIPADAPACPQPEAHDAS, encoded by the coding sequence ATGAAATTATCTTTTCAATATAAGCTGTTTATTTCGCTGGTCGCTTTTTTCTCAGTCCTGTTTATCGCGCTGGGTATTTATTATTACTTTGACGCCAGCCGCCAGCTTTATCAGGAAATGAGCGCCCGGGCCAAAATTCAGGCCGAAGAGATAGCCCTGATGCCAAATTTACGTCAGCAGGTCAGCCGGCATGACCCACAGGCGATTCAGGCATTTATGCAGCAAATCGCCGCCCATAGCGACGCCAGCTTTATCGTCATCGGCGACCGCCAGGGGATGCATCTGTTTCATTCCGTCCATCCGGAGTGGGTCGGCACGCGGCTGGTCGGCGGCGACAACCAGGCGGTACTGGAGGGAAAGTCCATTACCACCATTCGCAAAGGCGGCCTGGGCGTCTCGCTGCGCAGTAAAACGCCCATCATCGATGACGCGGGGCGGGTGATCGGCATTGTCTCCGTCGGCTACCTCACCAGCTATCTCGACAGCATTACCCTGAGCAAAGTGATCAATATTTTTATCGCCGCCGTCCTGCTGCTCACCGCCCTGTTTATCTTCTCCTGGTACTTTACCCGCAGCATCAAGAAACAGATTTTTTCGCTCGAGCCACGGGAGATAGGCCTGCTGGTACGCCAGCAAAAGGCGATGATGGAGTCGATCTTTGAGGGGGTGATCGTCATCGATCGCCAGCGGCGCATTGAGGTGATTAACCATGCCGCCCGCAGCCTGCTGGGACTCGGCCAGCCCGCCCGTCAGCTGCGCGGCCAGTCCATCGACAGCGTGATTTCCCCGCAGCCCTTTTTCGCCAGCGGCGACATGCTTGAGCGCGACACCCATGATGAACTGTGCCGCTTCAACCAGTTGACCGTGCTCGCCAGTCGGGTGCGCATTATGCTGGAGAATACCCTGCAGGGCTGGGTGATTACCTTCCGTGACCGCAATGAAATCAATGCCCTCACCGCCCAGCTGAGCCAGGTGAAGCGCTATGTCGACAATCTTCGCATCATGCGCCACGAGCAGCTCAACCGGATGACGACCCTCTCCGGCCTGCTGCATATGGGCCATTATGACGAAGCGATCCGCTATATTCAGGCCCAGTCGGAGCATGCTCAGGAGTTACTGGACTTTATCTCCTCGCACTTCCACTCGCCGACGCTGTGCGGTCTGCTGCTCGGCAAAGCCACTCGCGCCCGCGAAAAAGGCGTGGCGCTGAGCTTCGACCCGGCCTGCCGCATTGACCGTCCGCTGCCGTCGCTGATGGAATCCGAACTGATCTCCATCATCGGCAACCTGCTGGATAACGCCATCGAAGCCACGCAGCGCGCCGAGCTTCCGCATGAGCCGGTGGAAGTCCTGATCCAGCTCAACGCCCGGGAGCTGATTATCGAAGTGGCCGACCGCGGCGTCGGCATCCGCCCCGATATCCGCGAGCGCATTTTTGAACGCGGCGTCACCACCAAAACCCGTGGCGATCACGGCATTGGTCTGTATCTTATTGAACATTATGTCACTCAGGCGGGCGGCACCATCGAAGTCGCCGATAACGCGCCGCGGGGAACGATCTTCACCCTGTTTATCCCGGCCGACGCGCCCGCCTGTCCGCAACCGGAGGCCCACGATGCATCATGA
- the apaG gene encoding Co2+/Mg2+ efflux protein ApaG, whose protein sequence is MINSPRVCVQVQSVYIESQSSPEEERYVFAYTVTIRNLGRSQVQLLGRYWLITNGHGRETEVQGEGVVGEQPHIPAGGEYQYTSGAVIETPLGTMQGHYEMIDIDGAPFRIEIPVFRLAVPTLIH, encoded by the coding sequence ATGATCAATTCGCCTCGTGTTTGCGTTCAGGTGCAAAGCGTCTATATCGAATCGCAGTCTTCTCCGGAAGAAGAGCGCTACGTCTTCGCTTATACCGTCACCATTCGCAATCTGGGGCGGAGTCAGGTTCAGCTGCTTGGCCGCTACTGGCTCATCACTAACGGCCACGGTCGTGAGACTGAAGTTCAGGGTGAAGGGGTGGTCGGCGAGCAACCGCATATTCCCGCCGGCGGTGAATATCAATATACCAGCGGCGCGGTCATTGAAACGCCGCTGGGAACCATGCAGGGTCATTATGAGATGATCGATATCGACGGCGCGCCGTTCCGTATCGAGATCCCTGTTTTCCGTCTCGCAGTTCCAACGCTCATTCATTAA
- the rsmA gene encoding 16S rRNA (adenine(1518)-N(6)/adenine(1519)-N(6))-dimethyltransferase RsmA — protein sequence MNNRVHQGHLARKRFGQNFLNDQFVIDSIVSAINPQKGQAMVEIGPGLAALTEPVGERLDQLTVIELDRDLAARLHTHPFLGPKLTIYQQDAMTMNFGELAEKMGQPLRVFGNLPYNISTPLMFHLFSYTDAIADMHFMLQKEVVNRLVAGPNSKAYGRLSVMAQYYCQVIPVLEVPPSAFTPPPKVDSAVVRLVPHSTMPYPVKEIRVLSRITTEAFNQRRKTIRNSLGNLFSVDVLTELGIDPAMRAENISVAQYCQMANWLSDNLPSKES from the coding sequence ATGAATAATCGAGTCCATCAGGGCCATTTAGCCCGTAAACGCTTCGGGCAGAACTTCCTCAACGATCAGTTTGTGATCGACAGCATCGTCTCGGCGATTAATCCGCAGAAAGGCCAGGCGATGGTTGAAATAGGCCCCGGTCTCGCCGCGCTGACCGAGCCGGTCGGTGAACGCCTTGACCAGCTGACCGTTATCGAGCTGGACCGCGATCTGGCGGCCCGCCTGCATACGCATCCGTTCCTCGGGCCGAAGCTGACCATCTATCAGCAGGATGCGATGACCATGAACTTCGGCGAACTGGCGGAGAAAATGGGTCAGCCGCTGCGCGTCTTCGGCAACCTGCCGTACAATATTTCGACCCCGCTGATGTTCCATCTGTTCAGCTATACTGATGCCATTGCCGATATGCACTTTATGCTGCAGAAGGAAGTAGTGAATCGTCTGGTTGCCGGACCGAACAGTAAGGCGTATGGTCGGTTAAGCGTGATGGCGCAATATTATTGCCAGGTGATCCCGGTACTCGAAGTGCCGCCGAGCGCGTTTACCCCGCCGCCTAAGGTCGATTCCGCGGTGGTCCGCCTGGTGCCGCACAGCACGATGCCATATCCGGTCAAAGAGATCCGGGTGCTGAGCCGCATCACCACCGAAGCGTTCAACCAGCGCCGCAAGACCATCCGCAACAGTCTCGGCAATCTGTTCAGCGTGGACGTGCTGACCGAGCTGGGCATCGACCCGGCCATGCGTGCAGAAAATATTTCCGTGGCGCAGTACTGCCAGATGGCCAACTGGCTGTCTGACAATCTGCCATCGAAGGAGAGCTAA
- the apaH gene encoding bis(5'-nucleosyl)-tetraphosphatase (symmetrical) ApaH produces the protein MSTYLIGDVHGCYDELIALLAQVEFDPAIDTLWLTGDLVARGPGSLEVLRYVKSLGDSVRLVLGNHDLHLLAVFAGISRNKPKDRLKSLLEAPDADELLNWLRRQPLLQVDEEKKLVMAHAGITPQWDLETAQQCARDVEAVLSSDSYPFFLDAMYGDMPNHWSNELSGLARLRFISNAFTRMRYCFPNGQLDMYSKEAPEDAPAPLKPWFAIPGPVSSAYSIAFGHWASLEGRGTPEGIYALDTGCCWGGELTCLCWEDKQYFTQPSNRQKSLDEGEAVAS, from the coding sequence ATGTCAACATACCTTATTGGCGACGTTCATGGTTGCTACGATGAACTGATCGCATTATTAGCGCAGGTTGAATTCGACCCGGCGATCGATACACTGTGGCTGACCGGCGATCTGGTGGCCCGTGGCCCGGGGTCGCTGGAGGTTCTGCGCTATGTCAAATCTCTGGGCGACAGCGTGCGACTGGTGCTGGGCAATCATGATTTACACCTGCTGGCGGTCTTCGCCGGCATCAGCCGCAACAAGCCGAAGGATCGTCTGAAATCACTGCTGGAAGCGCCGGATGCCGATGAGCTGCTCAACTGGCTGCGTCGTCAGCCGCTGCTCCAGGTGGACGAAGAGAAAAAGCTGGTGATGGCCCACGCCGGCATCACCCCGCAGTGGGATCTGGAGACTGCCCAGCAGTGCGCGCGCGATGTAGAAGCGGTGCTCTCCAGCGACTCCTACCCTTTCTTCCTCGATGCCATGTACGGCGACATGCCGAATCACTGGAGCAACGAGCTGAGCGGCCTGGCGCGCCTGCGCTTTATCTCTAACGCCTTCACCCGCATGCGCTACTGCTTCCCGAACGGCCAGCTGGATATGTACTCGAAAGAAGCGCCCGAGGACGCCCCGGCGCCGCTGAAGCCGTGGTTTGCCATTCCGGGACCGGTCAGCAGTGCCTACAGCATTGCCTTTGGCCACTGGGCGTCGCTGGAGGGACGCGGTACGCCGGAGGGCATTTACGCGCTGGATACCGGCTGCTGCTGGGGGGGGGAACTCACCTGCCTGTGCTGGGAGGATAAGCAGTACTTTACCCAGCCGTCGAACCGGCAGAAAAGCCTCGACGAAGGCGAAGCCGTCGCGTCCTGA
- the surA gene encoding peptidylprolyl isomerase SurA: MKNWKTLLLGIAMIANTSFAAPQVVDKVAAVVNNGVVLESDVDGLMQSVKLNAGQAGQQLPDDATLRHQILERLIMDQIVLQMGQKMGVKVSDDQLDQAIANIAKQNNMTMDQMRSRLAYEGINYNTYRNQIRKEMLISEVRNNEVRRRITVLPQEVEALAKQIGDQNDASTELNLSHILLPLPENPTSDEVAAAQEQANAIVEQARNGANFGKLAITYSADQQALKGGQMGWGRIQELPGIFAQALSTAKKGDIVGPIRSGVGFHILKVNDLRGGTQNISVTEVHARHILLKPSPIMNDAQAQAKLEQIAADIKSGKTTFAKAAKAYSEDPGSANQGGDLGWATPDIFDPAFRDALMRLNKGQTSGPVHSSFGWHLIELLDSRQVDRTDAAQKDRAYRMLMNRKFSEEAATWMQEQRASAYVKILSN, translated from the coding sequence ATGAAGAACTGGAAAACGCTGCTTCTCGGTATCGCCATGATCGCGAATACCAGTTTCGCTGCCCCCCAGGTGGTCGATAAAGTAGCGGCCGTCGTCAATAATGGCGTCGTACTGGAAAGCGACGTCGATGGTTTGATGCAATCGGTTAAGCTCAATGCTGGTCAGGCTGGCCAACAGCTACCGGATGACGCGACCCTGCGCCATCAGATCCTCGAAAGACTGATCATGGACCAGATCGTGTTACAGATGGGGCAGAAGATGGGCGTGAAGGTCTCTGACGACCAGCTCGATCAGGCCATCGCCAACATCGCCAAACAAAACAATATGACCATGGATCAGATGCGCAGCCGTCTGGCCTATGAAGGCATCAACTACAACACCTACCGTAACCAGATCCGTAAAGAGATGCTGATTTCGGAAGTGCGTAACAATGAAGTGCGTCGTCGCATCACCGTGCTGCCGCAGGAAGTGGAAGCGCTGGCCAAACAGATCGGCGACCAGAACGACGCCAGCACCGAGCTTAACCTGAGCCACATCCTGCTCCCGCTGCCGGAGAACCCGACCTCTGATGAAGTCGCCGCAGCTCAGGAGCAAGCGAATGCCATCGTTGAGCAAGCGCGCAACGGCGCCAACTTCGGTAAACTGGCGATCACCTATTCCGCCGACCAACAGGCGCTGAAGGGCGGCCAGATGGGTTGGGGTCGTATCCAGGAGCTGCCGGGCATTTTCGCCCAGGCGTTAAGCACCGCGAAAAAAGGGGATATCGTCGGTCCGATCCGTTCCGGCGTCGGCTTCCACATTCTGAAAGTGAATGACCTGCGCGGTGGGACCCAGAACATCTCCGTCACCGAAGTGCATGCCCGTCATATTCTGCTGAAGCCATCGCCAATCATGAACGATGCGCAGGCTCAGGCTAAGCTGGAGCAGATTGCCGCCGACATTAAGAGCGGGAAAACCACCTTCGCTAAAGCGGCGAAAGCGTATTCTGAAGATCCAGGCTCGGCGAACCAGGGCGGTGATTTAGGCTGGGCCACGCCGGATATCTTCGACCCGGCGTTCCGCGATGCGCTGATGCGTCTGAACAAAGGGCAGACCAGCGGACCGGTGCACTCCTCCTTCGGCTGGCATCTGATCGAACTGCTGGATAGCCGTCAGGTCGACAGAACCGACGCCGCGCAGAAAGATCGTGCTTACCGTATGCTGATGAACCGCAAATTCTCTGAAGAAGCGGCAACCTGGATGCAGGAACAGCGCGCCAGTGCGTATGTTAAAATTCTGAGCAACTAA
- the folA gene encoding type 3 dihydrofolate reductase has translation MISLIAALAVDRVIGMENAMPWNLPADLAWFKRNTLNKPVVMGRLTWESIGRPLPGRKNIVISSKPGSDDRVQWVSSVDEAIAACGDVEEIMVIGGGRVYEQFLPKAQKLYLTHIDAEVEGDTHFPDYDPDQWESVFSEFHDADAQNSHSYCFEILERR, from the coding sequence ATGATCAGTCTGATTGCGGCGTTAGCGGTAGATCGCGTCATTGGTATGGAAAACGCCATGCCATGGAACCTGCCTGCCGATCTCGCCTGGTTCAAACGCAACACATTAAATAAGCCAGTAGTGATGGGGCGTCTGACCTGGGAATCCATTGGGCGCCCGTTGCCGGGGCGTAAAAATATCGTGATCAGCAGCAAGCCAGGCAGCGACGATCGCGTGCAGTGGGTCTCCTCCGTTGACGAAGCGATTGCCGCCTGCGGCGATGTGGAAGAGATCATGGTGATCGGCGGCGGTCGGGTTTATGAGCAGTTCCTGCCGAAGGCGCAGAAGCTCTATCTGACCCATATCGATGCGGAAGTGGAAGGCGATACTCATTTCCCGGATTACGATCCGGACCAGTGGGAATCGGTGTTCAGCGAGTTTCATGACGCCGACGCGCAGAACTCCCACAGCTACTGCTTTGAGATCCTCGAACGCCGTTAA
- the lptD gene encoding LPS assembly protein LptD produces MKKRIPSLLATMIASALYSQQGLAADLATQCMLGVPSYDRPLVEGRPGDLPVTINADHAKGNYPDNAVFTGNVDINQGNSRLRADEVQLHQQQAAGQAQPVRTVDALGNVHYDDNQVILKGPKAWSNLNTKDTNVWQGDYQMVGRQGRGTADLMKQRGENRYTILENGSFTSCLPGSDTWSVVGSEVIHDREEQVAEIWNARFKLGSVPIFYSPYLQLPVGDKRRSGFLIPNAKYSTKNGVEFSLPYYWNIAPNFDATITPHYMNKRGGVMWENEFRYLTQLGSGLTEFDYLPSDKVYEDDHSSDSNSRRWLFYWNHSGVIDQVWRLNADYTKVSDPDYFNDFSSKYGSSTDGYATQKFSAGYVNQNFDATVSTKQFQVFDRESSNSYSAEPQLDINYYQNDVGPFDTHLYGQVAHFVNSNNNMPEATRVHFEPTINLPLSNGWGSLNTEAKLLATHYQQSNLDKYNAANGTDYKESVSRVMPQFKIDGKMVFERDLQEGFTQTLEPRMQYLYVPYRDQSEIGSYDSTLLQSDYTGLFRDRTYSGLDRIASANQVTTGITSRVYDAAAVERFNISVGQIYYFTESRTGDDNINWENNDTTGSLVWAGDTYWRIADNWGLRGGIQYDTRLDNVATGNGTIEYRRDENRLVQLNYRYASPEYIQATLPSYSTAAQYKEGISQVGMTASWPIVDRWSVVGAYYYDTNTRKAANQMLGVQYNSCCYAIRLGYERKVNGWDSNNNGGESKYDNTFGINIELRGLSSNYGLGTQQMLRSNILPYQSSL; encoded by the coding sequence ATGAAAAAACGTATTCCCAGCCTCCTGGCTACGATGATTGCCAGCGCCTTGTATAGCCAACAAGGCCTCGCTGCCGATCTCGCAACGCAATGTATGCTTGGCGTGCCAAGCTATGATCGTCCGCTCGTGGAAGGTCGGCCTGGCGATCTGCCGGTGACGATTAACGCCGATCATGCGAAGGGCAACTACCCGGACAACGCCGTCTTTACCGGCAACGTCGATATTAACCAGGGGAATAGCCGCCTCCGCGCCGACGAAGTTCAGCTGCATCAGCAGCAGGCCGCGGGCCAGGCGCAGCCGGTGCGCACGGTGGACGCGCTGGGCAACGTGCACTACGACGATAACCAGGTGATCCTCAAAGGGCCAAAAGCCTGGTCGAATCTGAATACCAAAGATACCAACGTCTGGCAGGGCGATTATCAAATGGTCGGACGCCAGGGACGCGGCACCGCTGACCTGATGAAACAGCGCGGCGAAAACCGCTATACCATTCTGGAAAACGGCAGCTTTACCTCCTGTCTGCCGGGCTCCGACACCTGGAGCGTCGTGGGCAGCGAAGTTATCCACGATCGCGAAGAGCAAGTTGCCGAGATCTGGAACGCCCGCTTCAAGCTTGGCTCCGTGCCGATTTTCTATAGCCCCTACCTGCAGCTGCCGGTGGGCGATAAGCGTCGTTCAGGCTTCCTGATCCCGAACGCGAAATACAGCACCAAAAACGGCGTGGAATTCTCCCTGCCGTACTACTGGAACATCGCGCCAAACTTCGATGCCACTATCACCCCGCACTATATGAACAAGCGCGGCGGCGTGATGTGGGAAAACGAATTCCGCTATCTGACCCAGCTCGGCAGCGGCTTAACGGAGTTTGACTACCTGCCGTCGGATAAAGTCTACGAAGACGACCACTCCAGCGACAGCAACAGCCGCCGCTGGCTGTTCTACTGGAACCACTCCGGGGTTATCGATCAGGTGTGGCGTCTGAACGCTGACTACACCAAGGTCAGCGATCCTGACTACTTCAACGATTTCAGCTCGAAGTATGGTTCCAGTACCGACGGCTATGCGACGCAGAAATTCAGCGCCGGGTATGTCAATCAGAACTTTGACGCCACGGTCTCAACCAAGCAGTTCCAGGTCTTCGATCGGGAGTCGAGCAACTCCTACTCGGCTGAGCCGCAGCTCGACATCAATTACTACCAGAACGATGTCGGTCCGTTCGATACCCATCTGTACGGCCAGGTCGCCCATTTTGTTAACTCGAACAACAACATGCCGGAAGCGACCCGCGTTCACTTCGAACCGACGATCAACCTGCCGCTGTCCAACGGCTGGGGGAGTCTGAATACCGAAGCCAAGCTGCTGGCGACCCACTACCAGCAGAGCAATCTTGATAAGTACAACGCCGCCAACGGTACGGACTACAAAGAGTCCGTTAGCCGCGTGATGCCGCAGTTTAAAATCGACGGCAAAATGGTCTTTGAGCGCGACCTGCAGGAGGGATTCACCCAAACGCTGGAACCGCGCATGCAGTATCTGTACGTGCCGTACCGCGATCAGAGTGAAATCGGCAGCTACGACTCCACGCTGTTGCAGTCGGACTACACCGGCCTGTTCCGCGACCGTACCTATAGCGGTCTGGACCGCATCGCGTCGGCCAATCAGGTCACTACCGGTATCACCTCGCGCGTGTATGACGCCGCCGCGGTGGAACGTTTTAACATTTCCGTTGGTCAAATCTACTATTTCACCGAGTCACGCACCGGTGATGACAACATCAACTGGGAGAACAACGACACCACGGGTTCACTGGTATGGGCAGGCGACACCTACTGGCGCATTGCCGATAACTGGGGTCTGCGCGGCGGGATCCAGTACGATACGCGTCTGGATAACGTCGCAACCGGCAACGGCACCATTGAATACCGTCGCGATGAAAACCGCTTAGTCCAGCTTAACTATCGTTACGCCAGCCCGGAATATATTCAGGCCACGCTGCCGTCATATTCCACTGCGGCGCAATATAAAGAGGGTATTTCGCAGGTGGGGATGACCGCCAGCTGGCCGATCGTCGATCGCTGGTCCGTGGTCGGGGCCTACTACTACGATACCAATACCCGGAAAGCAGCAAACCAGATGTTGGGTGTCCAGTATAACTCCTGCTGCTACGCCATCCGTCTTGGCTACGAACGTAAAGTCAACGGTTGGGATAGCAACAACAATGGCGGCGAGAGCAAATACGACAACACCTTCGGAATCAATATCGAATTGCGCGGTCTGAGCTCTAATTACGGCCTCGGCACCCAGCAGATGCTGCGTTCGAACATTTTACCGTACCAGAGCTCCCTGTGA
- a CDS encoding response regulator — protein sequence MHHDLVDVLIIEDESELARLHAELVQKHPRLRLAGMAASLAQARQLLHATPPQLVLLDNYLPDGKGVTLMTDPALATSQCSVIFITAASDMETCSQAIRNGAFDYILKPVSWKRLSQSLERFIQFYDQQREWKIVDQQNVDSLYQLQAKNYRMDSGSKGIEEKTLALVQGLFSGREAHCFSVDEVVSAAGLSKTTARRYLEHGVETGFLEVEMLYGKIGHPRRLYRRAQAKR from the coding sequence ATGCATCATGACCTGGTCGATGTGCTAATCATTGAAGATGAGAGCGAGCTGGCGCGCCTGCACGCCGAGCTTGTGCAGAAACACCCGCGCCTGCGGCTGGCGGGCATGGCGGCCTCCCTCGCTCAGGCCCGTCAGTTGCTCCACGCCACGCCGCCGCAGCTGGTGCTGCTGGATAACTATTTGCCGGACGGCAAAGGGGTGACGCTGATGACCGACCCGGCGCTGGCGACCAGCCAATGCTCGGTGATCTTTATCACCGCCGCCAGCGATATGGAAACCTGCAGCCAGGCCATCCGCAACGGCGCCTTCGACTATATTCTTAAGCCGGTATCATGGAAGCGGCTGAGCCAGTCGCTGGAGCGTTTTATCCAGTTCTACGATCAGCAGCGGGAGTGGAAAATCGTCGATCAGCAGAACGTCGATTCCCTCTATCAACTGCAGGCGAAGAACTACCGTATGGATAGTGGCAGCAAAGGGATTGAAGAGAAAACGCTGGCGCTGGTGCAGGGTCTGTTTAGCGGCCGGGAAGCGCACTGCTTTTCCGTTGATGAGGTGGTCAGCGCCGCCGGGCTCAGCAAAACCACCGCCCGCCGCTATCTTGAACACGGCGTTGAGACCGGTTTTCTGGAGGTGGAGATGCTGTACGGAAAAATCGGCCATCCGCGGCGGCTGTATCGCCGCGCACAGGCCAAACGCTAA
- the pdxA gene encoding 4-hydroxythreonine-4-phosphate dehydrogenase PdxA: protein MPETRKVVITPGEPAGIGPDLVVQLAQRDWPVELVICADGALLTDRAQRLGLPLSLLPYDAAQPPVPQRAGTLTLLNVPLSVPAEPGVLNVQNGAYVVETLARACDGCLSGEFAALVTGPVHKGNINDAGIAFTGHTEFFEERAQASKVVMMLATEELRVALVTTHLPLKAISEAITPDLLREIITILDHDLRTKFGIAQPHVLVCGLNPHAGEGGHMGTEEIDTIIPVLEEMRAKGMHLSGPLPADTLFQPKYLDHADAVLAMYHDQGLPVLKYQGFGRGVNITLGLPFIRTSVDHGTALELAGQGTADVGSFITALNLAIKMIVNTQ, encoded by the coding sequence ATGCCTGAAACCCGTAAAGTTGTTATCACTCCCGGCGAACCCGCCGGGATTGGCCCTGACCTGGTCGTGCAGCTTGCCCAGCGCGACTGGCCAGTTGAGCTGGTGATCTGCGCCGACGGCGCCCTGTTAACTGACCGAGCCCAGAGGCTCGGTCTTCCTTTATCTCTCCTGCCATATGATGCTGCGCAACCGCCCGTTCCGCAGCGTGCCGGTACGCTGACGCTGCTTAACGTACCGCTGAGCGTCCCGGCCGAGCCCGGCGTGCTGAACGTACAAAACGGCGCCTACGTAGTCGAGACGCTGGCGCGCGCCTGCGACGGCTGCCTGAGCGGCGAATTTGCGGCGTTAGTGACCGGCCCGGTGCACAAAGGCAACATCAACGACGCCGGCATCGCCTTCACCGGTCATACCGAGTTCTTCGAAGAGCGCGCGCAGGCCAGCAAAGTGGTGATGATGCTGGCGACCGAGGAGCTGCGGGTGGCGCTGGTGACGACCCATCTGCCGTTGAAAGCCATCAGCGAGGCGATAACGCCAGACCTGCTGCGCGAGATCATCACGATTCTCGATCACGACCTGCGCACGAAATTTGGCATTGCCCAGCCGCATGTGCTGGTTTGCGGGCTTAACCCGCACGCTGGCGAAGGCGGTCATATGGGAACGGAAGAGATAGACACCATCATTCCGGTGCTGGAAGAGATGCGCGCGAAGGGGATGCACCTCAGCGGTCCGCTGCCGGCTGACACCCTTTTTCAGCCCAAATACCTTGACCATGCCGATGCGGTACTCGCGATGTACCACGATCAGGGCCTGCCCGTGCTAAAATACCAGGGCTTTGGCCGCGGCGTGAACATTACGCTCGGTTTACCTTTTATTCGTACCTCCGTCGACCACGGCACCGCGCTGGAATTAGCGGGCCAGGGAACAGCGGACGTCGGCAGTTTTATCACGGCGCTTAATCTCGCCATCAAAATGATTGTTAATACCCAATGA